One stretch of Cyclopterus lumpus isolate fCycLum1 chromosome 10, fCycLum1.pri, whole genome shotgun sequence DNA includes these proteins:
- the LOC117737085 gene encoding uncharacterized protein LOC117737085 produces the protein MSCSKYVSILPDLTIADTFKDRWKKIILPKKILKFVFEKFPLYEDGDAVYSGKRWQIFLYNVNKTKPEGDKQYAIAMVFLKDGTATFFGPFYPKFEPKISLHSEEIIINPVDNFLRKTKTMAEHIYIYSLNSPCLERGHKDPCMFQLLKKAIEWHELYNVSLCVAYTKCWGLSGPNYFKIRKANRSPSKNNSLTSPIEDEDKNTVTITTKELMSLEKYSPDLYSNISFTLNAKYLEDILHKKDVFNSLTSPFRLVDKNIARKQISLARKELVSLAKKSPQGVLEEHLDCGRKMLNSVSFLPAIQNEVFKALLNAWEEVVNYSLMTGESFTGQFNKYILYLFWKECKVDLGNNCPFKLQHIPPRKFS, from the coding sequence ATGTCGTGTTCAAAATATGTGAGTATCTTACCAGATTTAACAATTGCAGATACATTCAAAGACCGTTGGAAAAAAATTATCCTTCCAAAGAAGATTTTGAAGTTTGTATTTGAAAAGTTTCCACTGTATGAGGATGGTGATGCTGTGTATTCTGGTAAAAGATGGCAAATATTTTTGTACAATGTAAATAAGACAAAACCTGAAGGGGACAAACAATATGCAATAGCCATGGTCTTCTTGAAAGACGGTACAGCCACATTTTTTGGACCATTTTATCCCAAATTTGAACCTAAAATTAGTTTACACAGTGAAGAAATTATAATTAATCCAGTCGATAACTTTCTgcgcaaaacaaaaacaatggcaGAACATATTTATATCTATTCACTTAACTCCCCATGCTTGGAAAGGGGACATAAGGACCCCTGTATGTTTCAGCTTTTAAAGAAAGCCATTGAATGGCATGAGCTTTATAACGTGTCTTTATGCGTGGCATACACCAAGTGTTGGGGCTTAAGCGGCcccaattattttaaaatacgGAAGGCAAATCGTTCCCCATCTAAGAACAACTCGTTAACTTCACCTATTGAAGACGAGGataaaaacacagtaacaaTAACTACAAAAGAACTTATGAGCCTGGAAAAATATTCACCTGATCTATATTCTAATATCTCTTTCACATTAAATGCTAAGTATTTAGAAGACATTCTTCACAAAAAAGATGTCTTCAACTCGTTAACATCACCCTTTAGGTTGGTGGATAAAAACATAGCACGCAAGCAAATTAGTTTAGCAAGAAAAGAACTTGTGAGCCTGGCAAAAAAATCACCTCAAGGCGTGCTTGAAGAACATTTGGACTGTGGAAGGAAGATGCTGAATTCTGTCAGCTTTCTTCCAGCAATACAGAACGAAGTTTTCAAAGCATTACTGAATGCGTGGGAGGAAGTAGTCAACTACAGTTTAATGACAGGAGAAAGCTTTACTGGacaattcaataaatatatattatatctctTTTGGAAAGAATGTAAAGTAGATCTGGGGAacaactgtccctttaagctgCAACATATTCCTCCTAGAAAATTTTCATGA